CATCGGCGCTGGCGGGATCGACGTCACCGTCGCGATGGGTGGCGCACCGTACTACATCGAGATGCCCGAGATCGTCAGCGTACGCCTCGAAGGCGAGCTCCCCGAGTGGGCCACCGCGAAGGACGTCATCCTCGAGATGCTGCGTCGCCTCTCCGTGAAGGGCGGCGTCGGCAAGATCCTCGAGTACACCGGCCCCGGCGTCGAGACGCTCACCGCACCCGAGCGCATGACCATCACCAACATGGGTACCGAGCTCGGCGCGACGACGTCGATCTTCCCGACCGACGAGCAGACCGAGGACTACCTCGAGCGCGTCAACCGCGGCGACGAGTACGTCGAACTCCAGCCCGACGACGACGCCGAGTACGACGACGAGATCGTCGTCGACCTCTCCGACCTCGAGCCGCTGATCGCCACGCCCTCGATGCCGGACAACGTCGTTCCCGTCAGCGAAGTCGAAGGCGAATCCGTCGAGCAGGTCATCGTCGGCTCCTGTACGAACGGTGGCTACGAGGACATCCTCCCCGTCGCCAAGATGCTCGAGGGTCGCGAGACCTCGATGGAAACCGAGACGATCGTCGCACCCGGCTCCAAGCAGGCCTCCGAGATGCTCGCCCGCGAGGGCTGGGTCGCGGAGATGATGGCCGCCGGCGTCAATTTCTCCGAGGCGACGTGCGGTGCCTGTATCGGCATCGGTCACGTTCCGTCTTCGGACTCCGTCTCCCTGCGAACCTTCAACCGCAACTTCGAGGGTCGCTCGGGTATCGAAGACGACAACGTCTACCTCTGTTCGCCGGAGGTCGCCGCCGCCGCGGCGCTCAAAGGCGAGATCGTCGACCCGCGCAACCTCGCCGACGAACTCGGCGACCTCGAGGCACCCGGCGTCGAACTCCCCGACGAGTACGACGGCTCCAAGACGGACCTCATCGCACCCGACGAGGCCGTCGACGACGAACTCATCAAGGGCCCGAACATCGGCGACGTCCCGCTGAAGGACCAGCTCGGCTCCGAGATCGAGGGCGAGGCCCTGCTCAAGATGGAGGACAACATCACGACCGACCACATCATCCCTGCGACGCAGGACATCCTGATGTACCGGTCGAACGTCCCCAAGCTCTCCGAGTTCACGCTCTCGCGCGTCGACGACACGTTCGCTCAGCGCGCACTGGACGCCGACGGCGGCTTCCTCGTCGCCGGTGAGAACTACGGTCAGGGCTCCTCGCGCGAGCACGCCGCCCTCTGTCCGATGTACCTCGGTATCGAGGGCGTTCTCGCACAGAGCTTCGCCCGGATCCACCGCGCGAACCTCTTCAACTTCGGGATCGTCCCGCTGACGATCGACGAGGACACCTACGAGGACATCGACCAGGGCGACGAGATCGAGATCGTCGACGACGTCTACGACGCCGTCACCAGCGGACAGGAGGAGTTCACCGTCCGCGTCAACGGCGACGAGTACACGGCGACGCTGGACGCCTCCGAACGCGAGCGCGCAATCCTCGCGGCCGGCGGCAAACTCTCCTGGACGAAAGATCAGGCTGAAGAGAGCGGCGCCGCGACGGCCGACGACTGATCGAGACGCGACGCGTCGATACTCCGTTTTTTTGCGGCGTCGAAACCGGTAGCGGACTGTATCCTACCGAGAGCGGGTGAAGCGTGTTACGGAGAGTCAAAGCTAAAGCCGTGGGCTTTAGCCTTGGGGGAGAAGCCACCGGACAGAAACGCAACGTGATAACGGGAGTATCGAGCGACCGCGACTCGGATTCACTCCTCGAGAACGCCTTCGATCTGATCGCGTATCGGGGCTAACAGCGGACGGACCTCCTCGAACTGCGGACCTCGTTGGACCTCGTTCGTCGCTCGGTCCCACTCGATGAGTCCCGCTTCTTCGAGTTTCGGGAGGTGCACGTGGTGCATCCGCACGTCGAGGGATTCCAGTTGCTCCTCCTCGAGCGCGATGTCATCGGGGAGTTGCAGACTCGGACGGTCCTGAGAGTTGCGCTCCAGTAGCGCGACGAGCAGTCTGCGTCGGTCCCCATCCGTCAAGACGTCGAGAATCGCGTCCAGCGACGATTTCGAGGACTGTCGCTGTCTCATGCACGCCCACCCGCTACGCTCCGTTCCGAGTTCTGCCTGTCGAAATCCGAAATCACACCTGTAGCTTCAGCGGCGGTGAGGGAAAGAATGATTACGAATATGTCGGAGGTAGACGACGGAGGCCCCGAACTATCTAGAGTGTGCACCCGCGTTGTCGACACGAGAGAGTGACGTTCGTGCCCAATTCCGGCGTGTAACCCGTCGATTTCGATGCAACGGAGATCATCCGAACGAGCGACCGAGAACAGTCCTCGAACGGAATAGTTAGACGAGCGTATGGACACGACGGATGTCACACGATCAGGGATGGTCGAACGTTAGCTCACAGAGTTTCCGTTCTGCTTCCCGGAGGTGATGGGAGAACGTCGACTGAGAGATGTCTAGCGCGTCGGAGAGTTCACTGCCCGTTTGGGCGCGAGGCGACTCGAAAAATCCGCTCCGATAGGCCGTGTGGAGGACTTCCTCCTGCCGGGGTGTGAGACGATCCACGCAGGCCGTCCGGAACGTGTGCTGCGTCTCGAGCGGCCGGCTACGGGTGTGGCGTGCGAGCAGTTCCAGGTCAGTGACGGTTTCTCGAAGACGCTCGATGAACTCCCGGACCTCTGCAGTCTGGTGAAGTTCGACGACGGCGGTCGCGACTTCCTCCTCGATGGTGAGCGAGCGAACCACTACGTCCTGCTCCAGAAACTGCGATGCGAGCGTCGGGTCGGTCAGCTGTGCCTTGATCAGCGTGCCTTCCTCGTGTTCGGAGAGACAGGTCAGCTCCTCGATAGCGATGGACTGCTCGCCGACGGTCGAGAGCTCGTCCGGCGAGACGCCCGCCGCGATAAAGAAGATGGCTGCGACGTCACCCTCCGATTGGAGAACGAATCCCTCGAACTCGATCGTACATCCCGCCTGCCGTGCGAACCGACACAGCGGCGTGTCCGCCTGCCGGGACCGGACCGTGAGTTCGACGACGCTGTCCGCCTGGAGCGTCTCTCTGGTTTCGACGGCGTTGATCGCGTGGGCGATCGTGCTGCCGAGTTCCGCCAGCACCTCGTGATCGCGCTCGTCGGGTTGTGGGGTCCTGCCATAGACGGTCACGACGCCGTACAGTGACTCCTCGTAAACCAGCGGGATGCTGATACACGAGCGGGCACCCCGCTTGAGGGTGGCCTCTCGCCACGAGCCGGCTCGCGGGTCGGTGGCGATATCCGCGACGACGTGGGTTTCCCGCGTCCGAACCGCGGCAGCGATGGGATCCTCGCCGTTCGAACTCCCGTCCGTCGTGATCGTGAGCCCGTCCACGTAGCTGCCGTCGATACCGGCCCACTCTCGCGGTTCGATCGCGTCGGTGACCGCGTCGTACTCGCCGATCCAGGCGAACTCGAACCGGTCAGAGTCCGCCAATCGCTCGCAGACGGCCCGGTCGATCGCCTCGAGCGTGTCGGCCTGCACTAGCGCCTGGTCGATGTCCCGAATGAGGCCGTTGAGTCGGTCGAGACGCGTCAGTTCCTCGTTTTGCTGCTCCAGTCGCCGTTCGCCTTCGGCGCAGTCCAGCGCCGTTTCGATGGTTCCGACCATGGTCCCCGCGATGTCGACGATCGTCTCGTCGAACATCCCGGTGCGAGTCGAGGCGAGACAGATAACACCGTGTCTGCCGAGCGGAATGAGTACGCTACTCCGGAGCAGCGACGCCGACGGCCGACTCTCGGACGTCGGGATATCGTTGTCGACGGCGATATCGTGGCTGATGAACGTTTGCCAGATCCGATCCGAGAGTCCGTCCGGGAGGCGAATCGAATCGACGTTTGCTTCCGGATCGATCCGACTGATGCCCTGCTGGAGTTCTCCGGACGTCTCATCGTACCGCCACAGCGCGGCGTACTCGACGCCGAGTACGTCCCGGGCGATGTCGGCGACCCGGTCGCGGATCTCCAGTGCCTCAGCTTCCATCAACTCCCGACTCACCTCGTTGAGCCGTTCGATGGCGTTCTGGGTCCGCTTGCGGTCGGTGATATCCTGGAAGATCACCCCGACTTGCTCCTTCGACCCGTCCTCGACCCGAAACGCGTACAGTTCGAGGATCCGTCCCTGCGCCTCGAGTTCGTGTTCGAATCTGACCGGCTCTCCGGTCCGAAGAACGGTATCGTACGGCTCGAACCACTCCTCGGACGCTCCCGGAATCGCTTCTCGAATGGTCTTCCCGACCGCGTCGTCGAACCCGGAGTGCGCTTCGAACGCGGGATTCGTCTCCACGTACCGGTAGTCGGTCGGCTCCCCCGGATCGGTGTCGAGCCTTTCGAGGACGCAAAAGCCCTCGTCGATCGATTCGAACAGCGTCCGGTAGCGCTCCTCGCTCTCGCGCAGTCGTTCGTACGCTCGCTCTTTCATCCGGTGTAACTCCTGTCCGCGTAGGATGACGTCCGTCGTGAGGTGTGAGTTATCGACGTCGAGACCTCGAAGTGCGTCTTCCCTGTCGTCTTTTCGGAGTTGCTGAACGACCGGGGTGACGTCCTCGACGCGGTGAATGATGTAGTCGATCTCGTTCGTGGCGCTGAACACGGGCGAGTTGACGGGACTCCACCACCGATCCTCGAATCCGCCGCCTTCGGATTCGGGCTGCGGAATCGGATAGTACGTTACCGGAATCATGTCGGCCTGTCGCTCGGCTTCGACCCTGGCGAGCGACTCCCGTAATCTGGAAACGCCCACGGAGTCCGCATCGTCGGGATCGGGCGGGAAGACCTCGAACAGCGTCTTTCCGATGATCTCCTCCCGTTCCGTCATCGTCGCCTCCAGGTACGCGTCGCTCACCGCCACGATCTCGTAGTTTTCCGGCGTCACGACGAGGTAGAGGCCGGGCGCCTTTTCGAACAACTGGCGGAAGGTCGATTCGGCGGCGTTCGCTTCCGCCCGCCTTCGCTCGGTGGTGTCGCGGGAGATGCCGGCGACGAACTCGACGCTGCCGTCCTGGCTGCAGATCGGGCTGAAGATGTAATCGTAGTAGCCGCTCGTCCCGGACGGATCGGTGTGGGAAATCTCGCCGGACGTGGATTCCCCGCTCTCGAGAACCCGCTCGAAGCGATCGCACAGTTCGGGCGGAAGTCCCAGTTCTCGATTGGTTTTCCCGACGTATTCGTCGCGACTCATCCCCCAAAACGCTTCCAGACGCTCGTTCGCGTAGACGTACTCCTTCTCGCTGTTCCAGACGTAGACGTAATCGTCGACGTTGGAGAGTATCGCGTCGAGAAAACTCGCCCGGCGTTCGAACGCAACGCGGTTCTCGTTCGCGTCTCCGCTCGCTCGCTCGCTCGCGCTGCGCGATACCGTCGTCCTCGGCTATCGGTTCTGACGCGCCGGCATAGTCGCGCGGCCGAACCGGCTTCCACCAGACGCGTCCGCGAGCGCCGACCTTCTTGGTCTCGAGTACCCCGTCGTCGACGAGCGCGTCCAGTTTGTTGTAGACGGTCCGGGGCGTACAGTCGAATTCGGCGGCAACCTCGGGCGTCGTCAACGGCGTTCCGGGCGGAGCGAGATCGTCGACCACCTCGAGGACCGCAGTCGGTGACGGTGCGGACGAACCCATACCTCCGGATAGAGACGAACGAGTAAAAGAATTCTGTCGACGGAAAATCGAATCGAGCGGCTCCGCCCTGGCAATCGACGACGGCGGCGTTCGGTTCGAACCCGCAGACGAGCGCGAGGGTCCGGATGACGGTCCGGAACGAACAGCGTCATGTAGACGGAACCGATAGCTCGAGCGAATGCCCTCCGGACACGCAAACGCGGGCTATCGGCGGTTATTCGATCAGGACGGACTGACCTTCGGCGCCGGCTTTCCGTTGACGGGAACGAACCGTTCGACTCCGGACCCCACCGCGGAGATCCGGCTCGCGAAACGCGCCGAGTCGGTCGGCTTCGACGGCCTCTGGGCGCGAGACGTCCCTACCTACTGGCCGAAGTTCGGCGACGCCGGCCAGACGTTCGACACCTGGCCGTGGCTCTCGCACGTCGCCGCCCACACCGACGACGTCGCGCTCGGCACCTCGAGCGTCGTTCTCCCGCTTCGCCACCCGTTACACGTCGCGAAGTCGGCCGCGACCGTCGACCGACTCTCCGACGGTCGGCTCGTCCTCGGGGTCGCCTCGGGCGACCGCGATCCGGAGTACCCCGCTTTCGACGTCGATGCCGAGAATCGGGGCGAACTGTTCCGCGAGAGCGTCGAGACCCTGCGGACCGTCTGGCGCGAGGACTATCCCGAACTCGAGGGCCGATGGGGCCGTCTCAAGGGCGACCTCGACGTGGTTCCGACGCCGACCGAAGAGACGATACCGTTGCTGCCGACGGGGAACGCCCGTCAGTCCGACGACTGGATCGCCGAGCACGGCGACGGCTGGCTGTTCTACCACCTTCCGGAGCCCACGCTCGAGTCCTACATCGGGCAGTGGCGCGAGGCGACGAACGACAAACCGTTCGCGATCGCGATCCGTGTCGAACTCGCCGACGATCCGGCGGCCGAACCGGAGCCGCTGCACCTCGGCTTCCGCGCCGGCGTCGAGTGGTACCGCGACTACTTCCGGCGACTCGAGGGGTACGGACTCGACCACGCGATCGTCGGCCTGCAGAACGACGACCGGGAGCGGGCGCTGTCGGCGTTCGCCGAGGAGATCATCGACCAGGTGTAGCCGGACTCGCCGGCTCGAAGGTTCGTCAGAAGCGATCCAGCGAGAACATCTCGGTCGGGTGGTCGGTCTCGCCGTCGAGGGCGAGGTCCGCGAGAATCTCGCCGATCACGCTCGCGAACTTGAAGCCGTGGCCGGAGAAACCGGCGCCGACCGCCACCTGCGGATGCTCGGGCAGCGTGTCGAGAACGAAGCGGTCGTCCGGCGTGTTCGTGAACAGGCAGGTCTTCAGCCGCATCGTCGGCCCGGCGCCGTCCGGGAAGTACTGCTCGGCGAACGAGCGGAGAATGCGCTCGTCCTCCTGGGTCGGTTCGCGCTCGAACGCGTCGGGATCGACGGTCTCCTCCCGGTGGTTGTAGCGACCGAACTTGAACCCCGGCACGCCGTGGATCGGGAAACCGTAGAACCGCCCCTCCGGGACATGCAGGTTCCAGACCGGGAACCGGTCGGGCGCGAAGTAGTCCGGTTCCGCGGGCTGGAGCCAGGCGAGCA
This DNA window, taken from Natronococcus sp. CG52, encodes the following:
- a CDS encoding aconitate hydratase yields the protein MGQTLTEKILDDHLVEGELETGEEIGIEIDQVLTQDTTGTMVWLQFEAMGLDEVQTEIAAQYCDHQTYQFDFKNTDDHRFLRSAAGTYGAHFSRPGNGICHNVHRENFAAPGKTLLGSDSHTPTPGGLGELAIGAGGIDVTVAMGGAPYYIEMPEIVSVRLEGELPEWATAKDVILEMLRRLSVKGGVGKILEYTGPGVETLTAPERMTITNMGTELGATTSIFPTDEQTEDYLERVNRGDEYVELQPDDDAEYDDEIVVDLSDLEPLIATPSMPDNVVPVSEVEGESVEQVIVGSCTNGGYEDILPVAKMLEGRETSMETETIVAPGSKQASEMLAREGWVAEMMAAGVNFSEATCGACIGIGHVPSSDSVSLRTFNRNFEGRSGIEDDNVYLCSPEVAAAAALKGEIVDPRNLADELGDLEAPGVELPDEYDGSKTDLIAPDEAVDDELIKGPNIGDVPLKDQLGSEIEGEALLKMEDNITTDHIIPATQDILMYRSNVPKLSEFTLSRVDDTFAQRALDADGGFLVAGENYGQGSSREHAALCPMYLGIEGVLAQSFARIHRANLFNFGIVPLTIDEDTYEDIDQGDEIEIVDDVYDAVTSGQEEFTVRVNGDEYTATLDASERERAILAAGGKLSWTKDQAEESGAATADD
- a CDS encoding DUF7344 domain-containing protein; translated protein: MRQRQSSKSSLDAILDVLTDGDRRRLLVALLERNSQDRPSLQLPDDIALEEEQLESLDVRMHHVHLPKLEEAGLIEWDRATNEVQRGPQFEEVRPLLAPIRDQIEGVLEE
- a CDS encoding LLM class oxidoreductase, with protein sequence MPSGHANAGYRRLFDQDGLTFGAGFPLTGTNRSTPDPTAEIRLAKRAESVGFDGLWARDVPTYWPKFGDAGQTFDTWPWLSHVAAHTDDVALGTSSVVLPLRHPLHVAKSAATVDRLSDGRLVLGVASGDRDPEYPAFDVDAENRGELFRESVETLRTVWREDYPELEGRWGRLKGDLDVVPTPTEETIPLLPTGNARQSDDWIAEHGDGWLFYHLPEPTLESYIGQWREATNDKPFAIAIRVELADDPAAEPEPLHLGFRAGVEWYRDYFRRLEGYGLDHAIVGLQNDDRERALSAFAEEIIDQV
- a CDS encoding bacterio-opsin activator domain-containing protein, with the protein product MLSNVDDYVYVWNSEKEYVYANERLEAFWGMSRDEYVGKTNRELGLPPELCDRFERVLESGESTSGEISHTDPSGTSGYYDYIFSPICSQDGSVEFVAGISRDTTERRRAEANAAESTFRQLFEKAPGLYLVVTPENYEIVAVSDAYLEATMTEREEIIGKTLFEVFPPDPDDADSVGVSRLRESLARVEAERQADMIPVTYYPIPQPESEGGGFEDRWWSPVNSPVFSATNEIDYIIHRVEDVTPVVQQLRKDDREDALRGLDVDNSHLTTDVILRGQELHRMKERAYERLRESEERYRTLFESIDEGFCVLERLDTDPGEPTDYRYVETNPAFEAHSGFDDAVGKTIREAIPGASEEWFEPYDTVLRTGEPVRFEHELEAQGRILELYAFRVEDGSKEQVGVIFQDITDRKRTQNAIERLNEVSRELMEAEALEIRDRVADIARDVLGVEYAALWRYDETSGELQQGISRIDPEANVDSIRLPDGLSDRIWQTFISHDIAVDNDIPTSESRPSASLLRSSVLIPLGRHGVICLASTRTGMFDETIVDIAGTMVGTIETALDCAEGERRLEQQNEELTRLDRLNGLIRDIDQALVQADTLEAIDRAVCERLADSDRFEFAWIGEYDAVTDAIEPREWAGIDGSYVDGLTITTDGSSNGEDPIAAAVRTRETHVVADIATDPRAGSWREATLKRGARSCISIPLVYEESLYGVVTVYGRTPQPDERDHEVLAELGSTIAHAINAVETRETLQADSVVELTVRSRQADTPLCRFARQAGCTIEFEGFVLQSEGDVAAIFFIAAGVSPDELSTVGEQSIAIEELTCLSEHEEGTLIKAQLTDPTLASQFLEQDVVVRSLTIEEEVATAVVELHQTAEVREFIERLRETVTDLELLARHTRSRPLETQHTFRTACVDRLTPRQEEVLHTAYRSGFFESPRAQTGSELSDALDISQSTFSHHLREAERKLCELTFDHP